The following proteins are encoded in a genomic region of Desulfosporosinus youngiae DSM 17734:
- a CDS encoding ABC transporter ATP-binding protein, which produces MEDSLLVQIQNLKMYFQTEGSLSLHKKYIKAVDDVSFELFKGETFGLVGESGCGKSTLGRTILGLYKPNAGKVIFEGEDIFSFNNKRMKEMRKKIQLIFQDPSASLNPRKTINDILNEPFHIHQVGTKIERKAKIKDLMERVGLSEYHLSRYPHEMSGGQKQRVGIARALALNPKLIICDEPVSALDVSIQAQVINLLEDLQKEYDLTYLFISHNLSVVHHICDRVGVMYLGKLVEIGSHEDIYRNTQHPYAKALISAIPNADPDDRRERILLKGDVPSPANPPSGCRFHTRCPEAIDLCSQEEPLLKEVFAGHCAACHLVK; this is translated from the coding sequence ATGGAAGATAGTTTACTTGTTCAGATTCAAAATCTTAAGATGTATTTTCAAACGGAAGGGAGCTTATCCTTACATAAAAAATACATAAAAGCAGTTGACGATGTCTCATTTGAGCTGTTTAAAGGAGAAACCTTTGGCTTGGTGGGTGAATCAGGCTGCGGTAAAAGTACTCTGGGACGCACAATACTAGGCCTGTATAAGCCAAATGCCGGTAAGGTGATCTTCGAAGGTGAGGATATTTTTTCGTTCAATAATAAGAGAATGAAAGAAATGCGCAAAAAAATCCAGCTAATTTTTCAGGATCCAAGTGCTTCCTTAAATCCAAGAAAGACGATTAATGATATTTTAAATGAACCTTTTCACATTCACCAAGTGGGAACCAAAATCGAGCGTAAGGCGAAGATTAAGGATTTAATGGAAAGAGTCGGTCTTTCTGAGTATCATTTAAGCCGCTATCCTCATGAAATGTCGGGAGGGCAAAAGCAGAGGGTAGGCATTGCCAGGGCTTTGGCCTTGAATCCCAAGCTGATCATCTGCGATGAACCGGTCTCTGCTTTGGATGTTTCGATTCAGGCCCAGGTTATTAATTTATTGGAAGACCTTCAGAAGGAATATGATCTGACCTATTTATTTATCTCCCATAACTTAAGTGTCGTACATCATATCTGCGATCGGGTAGGGGTTATGTACCTGGGAAAACTTGTGGAGATTGGCAGTCATGAGGATATTTATCGTAACACTCAGCATCCTTATGCCAAGGCCTTGATCTCAGCTATTCCCAATGCTGATCCGGATGATCGAAGAGAGCGGATCCTGCTTAAAGGAGATGTGCCAAGCCCGGCAAATCCTCCATCCGGGTGCCGCTTTCATACCAGGTGCCCTGAGGCGATAGACTTATGCAGTCAAGAGGAGCCTCTGCTAAAGGAGGTGTTTGCAGGTCATTGTGCAGCTTGTCATTTAGTTAAATGA
- a CDS encoding ABC transporter substrate-binding protein, which produces MRKKLRILLAMLTIVLLFTAGCGGSKDAATKPEATDGNKQLIMALDPDYETFDPGLAYEVYALLVLHPVYDTLMQFEDNLDAPVYGIAESHEVSQDGLSYTFKLREGIKFSGGNPLTAQDVKWSVERSISLKGNGAFLADGIKSIETPDAKTVVFNLKEQDASFLTKLTYNAFGVIDSKVAMEHGATNAADANTSDKAKLWFDTHSAGSGPYVIESYTPKVEVVLARNQNYWGEAPYYDKVVLKAISDPGTQLMMLEKGDIDIAFNLGPEHVKQIQNKAGIEIKKAQAMTLTFLLMNRDPKIGGPIANPDVQKAIRLVLDYQGMQTIAGEGSITPVAPFQVGFLGTLPPRDPKTAQDVEKAKELMKKAGYEKGFKTTLEVATLAVEGMDLPTLAQKIQNDLLQIGIETEIKPSDIMVALDPYRKGTQALSLWYWGPDYPDPNSQLAFLPGSPVGLRANWTAEMNPKLADLGKKAAVEVDKAARIKYLEEIQTMMDEDSAFNVLLQHARHYATRDNIQGTDYIDLYKINLKNVSAK; this is translated from the coding sequence GTGAGAAAGAAGCTTAGAATTCTGTTGGCAATGTTGACCATAGTGCTGCTCTTTACGGCAGGATGTGGCGGGAGTAAAGATGCAGCCACTAAGCCTGAAGCCACGGACGGTAATAAACAGTTGATTATGGCCCTTGATCCGGATTATGAAACCTTTGACCCCGGTCTGGCTTATGAGGTGTATGCCCTGCTCGTTCTGCATCCGGTTTATGATACCTTGATGCAGTTTGAAGATAACTTGGATGCACCTGTATACGGCATAGCTGAAAGTCATGAGGTCAGCCAGGACGGTCTGAGTTACACCTTTAAGCTGCGGGAGGGAATTAAGTTTTCCGGCGGCAATCCGCTTACTGCCCAAGATGTCAAGTGGAGTGTGGAGAGATCCATTAGCTTAAAGGGCAATGGTGCATTTTTGGCGGATGGTATTAAATCAATCGAGACCCCTGATGCCAAGACAGTGGTTTTTAACTTAAAAGAGCAGGATGCTTCTTTTTTAACAAAACTTACTTATAATGCCTTTGGTGTTATCGATAGCAAAGTGGCTATGGAGCATGGCGCTACCAATGCAGCAGATGCCAATACCAGCGATAAAGCGAAATTGTGGTTTGATACACACTCTGCGGGATCTGGTCCCTATGTGATTGAATCTTATACCCCTAAAGTGGAAGTGGTCTTAGCCCGCAATCAAAATTATTGGGGCGAAGCTCCCTACTACGATAAAGTAGTTCTAAAAGCTATTTCCGATCCGGGAACTCAATTAATGATGCTCGAAAAAGGGGATATCGACATCGCCTTTAACTTAGGCCCTGAACATGTTAAACAAATTCAAAATAAGGCGGGCATTGAAATTAAAAAAGCTCAAGCCATGACCCTGACCTTTTTATTAATGAACCGTGACCCCAAAATTGGAGGTCCTATTGCCAATCCGGATGTTCAGAAAGCCATCCGCCTGGTTTTGGATTATCAAGGGATGCAGACAATTGCCGGTGAAGGGTCCATCACCCCGGTTGCACCTTTCCAAGTCGGATTTTTAGGTACGTTGCCTCCGCGGGATCCGAAAACCGCTCAAGATGTGGAAAAGGCTAAAGAGTTAATGAAAAAGGCCGGTTATGAGAAAGGCTTTAAGACCACGCTGGAAGTAGCCACCTTGGCTGTTGAGGGTATGGATTTACCTACACTTGCCCAAAAGATTCAGAACGACTTGCTCCAGATCGGCATTGAAACCGAAATCAAACCCTCGGATATTATGGTTGCTCTTGACCCCTATCGTAAAGGCACCCAAGCTTTGTCTCTGTGGTATTGGGGTCCGGACTATCCGGATCCGAACAGCCAGTTAGCCTTCTTACCCGGCAGCCCAGTTGGTTTGCGGGCTAATTGGACCGCTGAGATGAATCCTAAACTAGCTGATTTGGGCAAGAAAGCTGCGGTTGAAGTTGACAAAGCTGCCCGAATCAAGTACCTGGAAGAAATTCAAACGATGATGGATGAAGATAGCGCCTTTAATGTCTTATTGCAGCATGCTCGTCATTACGCTACTCGTGATAACATCCAGGGTACAGATTATATCGACCTTTATAAAATCAATCTCAAGAATGTTTCTGCAAAATAG
- a CDS encoding bifunctional diguanylate cyclase/phosphohydrolase — protein sequence MLNVIPEVPERIIRNEMVSQDLFKYNFDATFMIDLDGKFVALNSATTGLFGYSFEELRQMQISNILLPEEKDRLFRYFENSRYHAQWFETVIRQKQGSLLDVEMVVFSIIANNHFIGIYAIARDIRDGKMLKEQYKRISFHDSMTGLYNRTYFELEMQRLENEQRSSIGLILCDVDGLKSVNDTLGPDQGDALLLTVSNVLKASTDQKDLVARIGGDEFAVIVDQGDLSKMELVYNRICEALNDYNIQTPELPISLSMGWGFSPENRNSLTELYKEAEDNMYREKLLHSRSMCGSFVAALMKALESHDYISEQHSDRVQKSVTLMGTALALPNHQIADLRMLAKIHDIGKIGISDRILQKAGPLTPQEYKEIQRHSEIGQKIIELVSPLKPIAGYILKHHEWWNGKGYPLGIKGEEIPVECRILSIADAYDAMTNDRPYRMALSRVEAMVELKRGKGIQFDPKLVDLYLEIIKKREFKV from the coding sequence ATGCTCAATGTCATTCCTGAGGTCCCGGAACGGATTATTCGGAATGAGATGGTCAGCCAAGACTTGTTCAAATACAATTTTGATGCGACTTTTATGATAGACCTTGATGGAAAGTTTGTTGCATTGAATTCTGCTACAACGGGACTATTCGGATATTCGTTCGAAGAGTTAAGACAAATGCAAATTTCAAACATCTTGCTTCCGGAAGAGAAGGATCGTTTATTCAGGTATTTCGAAAATTCACGGTACCATGCACAATGGTTTGAAACCGTTATCAGACAAAAACAAGGAAGCCTTCTAGATGTAGAAATGGTGGTTTTTTCGATTATTGCTAATAACCATTTCATTGGGATTTATGCAATTGCGAGAGATATAAGGGATGGAAAAATGCTAAAAGAGCAGTATAAACGTATTAGCTTCCATGATTCTATGACTGGGCTCTATAATCGGACTTATTTCGAACTGGAAATGCAGAGATTAGAGAATGAACAACGAAGTTCTATTGGACTAATTCTGTGTGATGTTGATGGGCTAAAGAGTGTTAATGATACCTTAGGGCCTGATCAAGGTGATGCTTTGCTGCTTACTGTGTCCAATGTTCTAAAAGCATCAACGGATCAAAAAGATTTAGTGGCAAGAATTGGAGGGGATGAATTTGCAGTCATCGTCGATCAAGGGGATTTATCGAAAATGGAATTGGTTTACAATAGGATTTGTGAAGCTTTAAATGACTATAATATACAAACACCCGAGCTCCCAATAAGTTTATCTATGGGTTGGGGCTTTAGTCCGGAAAATCGAAATAGCTTAACTGAACTATATAAAGAAGCGGAAGACAATATGTATCGCGAAAAACTTCTTCACAGCAGAAGCATGTGCGGAAGTTTTGTTGCAGCTCTGATGAAAGCCCTGGAGAGTCATGATTATATATCGGAACAACATTCCGACAGGGTTCAAAAAAGTGTAACATTAATGGGTACAGCATTAGCATTACCCAATCATCAAATTGCTGACTTGAGAATGTTGGCAAAAATACATGACATTGGGAAGATTGGAATTTCAGATCGGATTCTCCAAAAGGCTGGGCCTTTAACCCCTCAGGAGTACAAAGAAATACAACGTCATAGCGAGATTGGACAGAAAATTATAGAATTAGTTTCACCCCTTAAACCAATCGCCGGCTATATCCTGAAACATCATGAATGGTGGAATGGTAAGGGTTATCCATTGGGTATAAAGGGAGAGGAAATCCCTGTGGAGTGCAGGATTTTAAGTATTGCGGATGCTTATGATGCTATGACCAACGATCGGCCTTATCGAATGGCTTTATCTCGCGTAGAGGCAATGGTAGAGCTTAAACGCGGTAAAGGGATACAGTTTGATCCCAAGCTTGTCGACTTATATCTGGAGATTATCAAGAAGCGTGAATTTAAAGTTTAG
- a CDS encoding Fic family protein, translated as MGRMWNTLLLYQWKPIFAWIPVETVIREKQDVYYDSLSEADRIANATPFVEFLLQAILDTLIEIERDQIPTGKVSPHIQLFLDKLGNDELSASEIMESMGLRNRPAFRKTYLQPALNSQLIEMTLPDKPNSKNQKYRKPRPEQ; from the coding sequence ATGGGAAGAATGTGGAACACGCTGCTACTGTATCAATGGAAGCCAATATTTGCGTGGATACCTGTAGAAACTGTTATACGCGAAAAGCAGGACGTCTATTACGACTCTCTTAGTGAAGCGGACAGGATTGCCAACGCCACGCCGTTTGTGGAGTTTTTGCTGCAAGCAATCCTCGACACACTTATAGAGATTGAACGCGATCAAATACCCACCGGAAAAGTCAGCCCGCATATTCAGCTATTCTTAGATAAGCTGGGCAATGATGAATTATCCGCAAGCGAGATCATGGAGAGTATGGGACTAAGGAATCGTCCGGCCTTCCGAAAAACGTATTTGCAGCCTGCTTTGAACTCCCAGCTAATTGAAATGACGCTTCCTGATAAGCCAAACAGTAAAAATCAAAAATACAGGAAGCCTAGGCCGGAGCAATGA
- a CDS encoding chemotaxis protein CheA — protein sequence MLELFIFESMQLIEQMELLIISNESSSSYTFETINEIFRIMHTIKGSAAMMSFNNISMLAHSIEDVFYVLREDKPRNINYSELSDLVLEGLDFIKVEIAKIKNLDRPDGNATELINNLRAFHTAIKGRGPDATPCRNKFKAILRFDQCASGMENVRAFVAVRDLEDLIEEYYHIPEDLNHEDSAAAIREQGFILFMKTERSLEEIRNVLLQTIGLKDLQLTQEENNERVKDPKDNNHPSTKTQPSIISVSVGKLDQLMDLVGEMVIAEAMVTQNPDLKGLELNNFSKAARQLRKITGELQDIVMSVRMVPLAGTFQKMKRPLRDMCKKLNKEAQLQLIGQETEVDKNIIEHISDPLMHLIRNSIDHGIEMPDEREAKGKPCLGTITLEAKNAGGDVLIIIRDDGQGFNKDRILIKAREKGLIQVPDEEITDKEIYNLVLLPGFSTNENVTEFSGRGVGMDVVVKNLEAVGGAIAADSVPGKGTTITLKIPLTLAIIDGMNIKVGDSGFTIPTTAIKESFRPIMTDVIVDPNDNEMIMVRGQCFPILRLHDIYHVRTDVTQLADGIIIMVEQDNKTLCVFADRMIGQQQIVVKALPTYIRNTKIVKSLAGCTLLGDGSISLILDIGGLMS from the coding sequence ATGCTGGAACTCTTCATCTTTGAGTCCATGCAACTAATTGAGCAAATGGAGTTATTAATTATTTCTAATGAATCATCGAGTTCGTATACCTTCGAGACTATCAACGAGATCTTTCGGATCATGCATACGATAAAGGGTTCAGCTGCTATGATGAGCTTTAACAATATATCTATGCTGGCACATTCTATAGAAGACGTGTTTTACGTCCTAAGGGAGGATAAACCCCGGAATATTAATTATTCGGAACTATCCGATTTAGTACTTGAGGGGCTCGACTTTATCAAGGTAGAAATTGCGAAAATAAAAAATCTGGACCGGCCGGATGGCAATGCAACTGAGTTAATTAATAATTTGCGCGCTTTTCATACCGCGATCAAAGGACGTGGTCCGGACGCAACTCCCTGCAGAAATAAGTTCAAGGCCATACTGCGCTTTGATCAATGTGCAAGTGGAATGGAAAACGTGCGGGCGTTCGTGGCAGTTCGTGATTTGGAAGATCTTATTGAAGAGTACTATCATATTCCGGAAGATCTCAATCATGAAGATAGTGCCGCTGCTATCCGGGAGCAAGGGTTTATCCTGTTTATGAAAACCGAGCGTTCCTTGGAAGAAATTCGCAATGTTCTGCTTCAGACTATTGGTTTAAAAGATCTTCAATTGACTCAAGAGGAAAATAATGAGCGGGTTAAGGATCCGAAAGACAACAATCATCCTTCAACCAAAACTCAGCCAAGCATTATTAGTGTTAGTGTTGGGAAGCTGGATCAGCTCATGGATTTGGTGGGAGAAATGGTAATCGCCGAAGCCATGGTCACACAAAATCCGGATCTCAAAGGCTTGGAACTGAACAACTTTTCCAAGGCCGCCCGCCAACTCAGAAAAATTACCGGCGAATTACAAGATATAGTTATGTCCGTGCGCATGGTACCGTTAGCCGGCACATTCCAAAAAATGAAGAGGCCGCTTCGGGATATGTGTAAAAAACTCAACAAGGAAGCTCAGCTTCAGCTTATTGGTCAAGAAACAGAGGTTGATAAAAATATCATTGAGCATATTTCTGATCCCTTAATGCATTTAATCCGCAATTCCATCGATCATGGCATAGAAATGCCGGATGAACGTGAAGCCAAGGGCAAACCTTGTTTAGGAACCATTACTTTGGAAGCTAAAAATGCAGGCGGGGATGTCTTAATCATTATTCGTGATGATGGTCAAGGTTTTAATAAAGACCGAATCTTGATCAAAGCTCGTGAAAAGGGGCTAATTCAAGTGCCGGATGAGGAAATCACGGATAAGGAAATTTATAACTTGGTCTTATTGCCTGGGTTTTCGACGAACGAGAATGTTACGGAATTTTCCGGGCGCGGGGTTGGGATGGATGTGGTTGTGAAGAATCTCGAAGCCGTTGGGGGAGCAATAGCGGCGGATAGTGTGCCTGGAAAGGGAACGACCATTACCCTCAAAATTCCTCTAACCCTGGCTATCATAGATGGAATGAATATCAAGGTAGGGGATTCGGGCTTTACCATACCGACGACCGCGATAAAAGAGTCCTTCAGGCCCATAATGACAGACGTGATTGTCGACCCAAATGATAATGAAATGATAATGGTTCGGGGACAGTGTTTTCCCATCCTGCGTTTGCATGATATTTACCATGTCCGGACAGATGTAACCCAATTGGCAGATGGGATCATCATTATGGTGGAGCAGGACAACAAAACCCTTTGTGTTTTTGCAGATAGAATGATTGGTCAGCAGCAGATTGTTGTGAAAGCCCTGCCAACGTATATTCGGAACACGAAAATAGTTAAGAGTTTGGCTGGATGTACCTTATTGGGGGATGGAAGTATCAGCCTCATACTGGATATCGGGGGGCTGATGAGTTAG
- a CDS encoding ABC transporter ATP-binding protein, whose protein sequence is MRDVLLDNEDLLRINNLNVRFRTSEGAFRAVRDVSISIRSGETLGIVGESGSGKSVTALSIMNLIPNPPGEATGDILFNGRNLRNLSPEEVRTIRGNEISMIFQEPMTSLNPIHTCGKQIMEPLLLHKGFTKKEAKVRALELLKMVGIPIPEQRFKEYPHQLSGGMRQRIMIAMALACRPKLLLADEPTTALDVTIQAQILELMKNLRKEIDTAIIMITHDLGIITEMCDRVVVMYAGQVVESSPLKELIKESLHPYTEGLLRSIPTITKEKQRLHTIEGTVPSPFNMPIGCSFQPRCNYSTSLCSEKTPELVHITEERAVRCWRHVNEGKQG, encoded by the coding sequence ATGAGAGATGTTTTATTAGACAATGAGGATTTACTGAGAATAAACAACCTGAATGTGCGGTTCAGAACCTCGGAGGGGGCCTTTAGGGCTGTCCGGGATGTGAGTATTTCAATACGTTCCGGGGAGACGCTGGGTATTGTAGGGGAAAGCGGAAGCGGTAAAAGTGTCACTGCTCTCTCAATTATGAATTTAATTCCTAATCCTCCCGGAGAGGCGACTGGAGATATCTTGTTCAATGGGCGGAATCTAAGAAATTTATCGCCGGAAGAGGTTCGAACCATTCGGGGTAATGAAATTTCAATGATCTTTCAGGAGCCAATGACCTCATTAAATCCGATTCATACTTGTGGTAAACAGATTATGGAACCGCTCTTGCTGCATAAAGGCTTTACTAAAAAGGAGGCTAAAGTACGCGCTTTAGAACTCTTGAAGATGGTGGGTATTCCAATTCCGGAGCAAAGATTCAAAGAGTATCCCCATCAATTATCCGGCGGAATGCGGCAAAGGATTATGATTGCCATGGCCTTGGCTTGCCGTCCTAAGCTGCTCCTGGCAGATGAACCGACCACAGCTCTTGATGTAACAATTCAAGCTCAAATTCTGGAATTGATGAAGAATTTACGTAAGGAAATCGATACTGCCATTATTATGATTACCCATGATCTGGGGATCATTACCGAAATGTGTGATCGTGTGGTGGTTATGTATGCAGGGCAGGTGGTCGAGTCCAGCCCGCTCAAAGAATTGATAAAAGAGTCGCTGCACCCTTATACGGAAGGGCTGCTGCGGTCTATTCCTACTATAACAAAAGAAAAGCAGCGCTTGCATACAATTGAAGGCACTGTTCCCAGTCCTTTCAACATGCCGATAGGCTGCAGCTTTCAACCGCGGTGTAACTATTCAACCTCACTTTGCTCCGAGAAGACTCCGGAATTGGTTCATATAACGGAAGAACGTGCTGTCAGATGCTGGCGCCATGTGAATGAAGGCAAACAGGGGTAG
- a CDS encoding chemotaxis protein CheW, with translation MPDIAEQDTPDLIEDTQKGKFLTFCMGKEFYGIEIEYVTEIIGMQPITEIPQMPDYIKGIINLRGKIIPVMDVRLRFKKPFREYNDRTCIVVIDIRDVLIGLIVDSVSEVLFIADQEIVAPPNMDNEGNKYIKGIGKVGGEIKLLLDSGLLRETELDTINDL, from the coding sequence ATGCCGGATATTGCTGAACAAGATACTCCGGACTTGATCGAAGATACTCAGAAAGGCAAGTTTCTTACCTTTTGCATGGGCAAAGAGTTTTACGGGATTGAAATTGAATATGTCACGGAAATCATTGGAATGCAGCCTATTACTGAAATTCCCCAGATGCCTGATTATATTAAGGGAATCATTAATTTGCGAGGTAAGATTATCCCTGTCATGGATGTGCGGCTGCGCTTTAAGAAACCCTTCAGAGAGTATAATGATAGGACTTGCATCGTGGTCATTGATATAAGAGATGTTTTGATAGGTCTCATAGTTGATAGTGTTTCCGAAGTATTATTTATTGCTGATCAAGAAATTGTTGCTCCTCCGAACATGGATAATGAAGGTAACAAATATATCAAAGGGATCGGTAAAGTGGGAGGGGAAATCAAACTTCTCTTGGATTCAGGTTTGCTCAGGGAAACAGAGTTGGACACTATAAATGATCTTTAA
- a CDS encoding ABC transporter permease — translation MLARIMKNNLLFSIGIIVCSLWIVIAIIAPLITPYSYLGQDLANRFQAPSSLHWFGTDSIGRDVFSRVLIGSRISLIAGLVTIILASFIGMIYGGIAGYIGGLTDEIMMRVSEMVMAFPGIILAMTISAALGPSLYNTLLAMVIIWWPNYARVMRSMVIANKENEYVEAAKSLGASHFRIFFHEIMPNSIGPVLVLATLDFGNAILLFSGLSFLGLGSPPPTPEWGAMVADGVLNFNYWWIGTFPGLAILTMAVGTNFIGDSLRDFLDPRLRKEL, via the coding sequence ATGCTGGCACGAATTATGAAAAATAATTTATTATTTTCAATAGGAATCATTGTTTGCAGCTTATGGATTGTCATTGCAATTATTGCGCCGCTGATAACCCCATACAGTTATCTGGGGCAGGATTTGGCCAACCGCTTTCAAGCGCCAAGCAGTTTGCATTGGTTTGGTACGGACAGCATTGGGCGGGATGTTTTCAGCCGGGTCCTGATAGGCAGCCGGATTTCACTGATCGCCGGTCTGGTTACTATTATTCTGGCCTCATTTATCGGCATGATTTACGGAGGAATCGCGGGTTATATTGGCGGATTGACGGATGAAATCATGATGCGGGTTTCGGAAATGGTAATGGCCTTTCCGGGAATTATCCTGGCAATGACGATTTCTGCGGCATTAGGGCCAAGTCTTTATAATACCTTGCTGGCTATGGTGATTATTTGGTGGCCGAACTATGCCAGGGTTATGCGAAGCATGGTGATTGCCAACAAAGAGAATGAGTATGTGGAAGCGGCCAAATCACTGGGTGCCTCCCATTTTAGAATATTTTTTCATGAGATTATGCCTAATAGCATCGGCCCGGTCTTGGTGCTGGCTACTTTAGATTTCGGCAATGCCATTCTTCTTTTCTCGGGCTTGAGTTTTTTAGGTCTGGGGTCTCCTCCGCCTACTCCGGAATGGGGTGCCATGGTGGCGGATGGTGTTTTGAATTTTAACTATTGGTGGATTGGGACCTTCCCCGGTTTAGCTATATTAACTATGGCGGTGGGGACCAACTTCATTGGCGACAGTTTGAGGGATTTTCTTGATCCCAGGCTGAGAAAGGAACTGTAA
- a CDS encoding ABC transporter permease, protein MGLLKYIARRLLFLTFLVIGVSLVVFIISHSVPSDPVLANLSQRNMDNPEMVETFKAKWGLDKPLYTQYFIYVGNLVKGDMGTSIRTQRPVMEDLKDYFPATIELALFSILIAVLFGMLFGIISAIKRNSATDQLIRGISVLGVSVPSFWLGLMFLLLFYVKLGIAPGPGRISPYLAPPVGVTNLYVIDALLAGNWNLAVDALQHLLLPGLVLGSFTMGLITRTTRSSLLEVMSLDFIRTARAKGLTEKMIIVRHALGNALIPVVTVIGIGFGNLLGGMVLVETIFAWPGIGQYAYKAAGNLDFPAIIGVSILISINYVVINLVVDILYGILDPRVRYR, encoded by the coding sequence TTGGGACTTCTAAAATACATAGCCAGAAGATTGTTATTTTTAACCTTTCTTGTCATTGGAGTTTCATTAGTTGTCTTTATCATCTCCCACTCTGTACCCAGTGACCCTGTTTTGGCCAATTTAAGTCAGAGGAACATGGATAACCCGGAAATGGTAGAAACCTTCAAAGCTAAGTGGGGCCTGGATAAACCTTTATACACCCAATACTTTATTTATGTAGGCAATTTAGTCAAGGGAGACATGGGCACGTCAATCAGAACTCAACGTCCTGTGATGGAAGACCTGAAGGACTATTTTCCGGCAACCATTGAATTAGCACTTTTTTCTATTCTTATTGCGGTTTTATTTGGAATGCTTTTTGGCATCATCTCGGCCATCAAACGCAACAGCGCAACGGATCAGCTAATAAGGGGAATTTCTGTTTTAGGAGTATCAGTCCCTAGTTTCTGGCTGGGACTTATGTTCTTACTGCTTTTTTATGTCAAGTTAGGGATAGCACCGGGACCGGGGAGGATAAGCCCCTATCTGGCACCGCCTGTGGGAGTCACCAATCTTTATGTTATTGATGCTCTTTTGGCAGGTAATTGGAACCTGGCGGTGGATGCCCTGCAGCATTTGTTGCTGCCCGGCCTGGTTTTAGGCTCATTTACTATGGGTTTGATTACTCGTACCACTCGTTCCAGCTTGTTGGAAGTGATGTCTTTAGACTTTATTCGTACGGCCAGGGCCAAAGGTCTGACTGAAAAAATGATTATTGTGCGTCATGCTTTAGGCAATGCCTTGATACCGGTCGTTACGGTTATTGGAATTGGGTTCGGCAATCTTTTAGGGGGTATGGTTTTAGTAGAAACGATTTTTGCCTGGCCCGGTATCGGGCAATATGCTTATAAAGCGGCAGGAAACTTAGATTTTCCTGCTATCATCGGGGTCTCTATTTTGATTTCCATTAACTACGTTGTTATTAATCTTGTCGTAGACATTTTATATGGAATTCTTGACCCCAGAGTGAGGTATCGTTAA
- a CDS encoding HTH domain-containing protein, translated as MQSIEFTGGPDIIRENLLVAIKEYKITLYTLNKVTGIDINWLSDYIDKKKELADLPIEKYGLLFETTIFLSKGIKMISEDERIKSVINVLVQTFGLKYETISHYAGLKIHDIENFMKDTTMIDYEKKYKLATASMILHYLFKPNYPN; from the coding sequence ATGCAAAGTATAGAGTTTACTGGAGGACCAGATATAATAAGGGAGAATTTATTGGTAGCTATTAAAGAATATAAAATTACGTTATACACTTTAAATAAAGTAACTGGAATAGATATTAATTGGCTTTCTGATTATATAGATAAAAAAAAAGAACTAGCTGATTTACCAATTGAAAAATATGGACTCCTATTTGAGACAACCATTTTCTTATCAAAAGGAATAAAAATGATTAGCGAAGATGAGAGAATAAAGAGTGTTATTAATGTACTTGTTCAAACATTTGGGCTTAAATATGAAACTATATCACATTATGCGGGACTAAAAATACATGATATTGAAAACTTCATGAAAGATACCACTATGATTGATTATGAGAAAAAATATAAGTTGGCAACCGCAAGTATGATATTGCATTATCTATTTAAACCAAATTATCCTAATTAG